A genome region from Purpureocillium takamizusanense chromosome 8, complete sequence includes the following:
- a CDS encoding uncharacterized protein (COG:S~EggNog:ENOG503NZA3), translating to MPSFKPFSSVTGRNSYSLFDIRLDQDIIVFRGNDHESSGQFLKGVVVLCLSSSLRIEDVRLRLTGTLRLSWTDQRSSTPGVSGQKVDKTTTILDHRWAPFVGTHGKSMTLPAGNYEYPFEFLLPGDTAESVEGIPEASITYRLKATVGRGKLAYDLHAYKHLRVIRTLEPGALEFLHSMSVENTWPDKVDYSIVIPQKAVVFGGTINMEMRFTPLLKGLELGEITAKMLEIRDTWIQGASGYNLREHRTEREVSTWRFEVNREEHWQNMIEDTGQEGWVLIKPLSLPKRLRQCIQDLNHHGIKVRHKIKLTVALKNPDGHISELRATLPVSIFISPNVPFDEHGNLINQAPGAPSLDQESGAIAPPGYGEHVLDQLYEDVDTAGFQTPGMQTPGIQSGVSSPFYAHSRTGSADNLAAMTHSAPIAPAALSSRLADVSLDSSHRNSSWTSMHSASGRVSPTFGLHGSGPRSEPHSANLTRSNSEEDNSARNSVEHVDVDAAELAELNRVPSYATAVRTPARSQTQTTTGPVPDYLTALSAPRTPPATDLNPEQLAPISEDGSGEARGNGTAHPIDPTVSN from the exons ATGCCGTCCTTCAAGCCCTTCTCCTCAGTGACGGGTCGCAACAGCTACAGTCTGTTTGACATTCG GTTAGATCAGGATATCATCGTCTTTCGAGGCAACGACCATGAGTCGTCCGGCCAATTTCTCAAGGGCGTGGTTGTCCTATGTCTCTCCTCATCGCTACGCATCGAGGATGTACGCCTCCGCCTGACGGGGACTCTGCGATTATC CTGGACTGACCAAAGATCAAGTACACCTGGTGTGTCCGGTCAGAAAGTCGACAAGACGACAACGATACTCGATCATCGGTGGGCGCCATTCGTCGGCACGCATGGAAAAAGCATGACGCTTCCCGCTGGCAACTATGAATATCCGTTCGagttcctcctccccggcgaCACGGCCGAAAGCGTCGAGGGTATCCCCGAAGCCTCCATCACATATCGCCTCAAGGCCACCGTTGGCCGAGGCAAGCTGGCCTACGATTTGCATGCGTACAAGCACCTGCGTGTCATTCGGACATTGGAACCCGGCGCTCTCGAATTCCTCCACTCGATGAGCGTTGAGAACACCTGGCCAGACAAGGTCGACTACTCCATTGTTATTCCTCAGAAGGCGGTTGTCTTTGGGGGGACCATCAACATGGAGATGAGGTTCACGCCACTGCTAAAGGGGCTCGAACTGGGAGAAATTACCGCGAAGATGCTGGAGATAAGAGACACATGGATCCAAGGGGCATCGGGCTACAACCTGCGGGAACACAGGACAGAGCGCGAGGTGTCCACGTGGCGATTCGAAGTCAACCGCGAGGAGCACTGGCAGAACATGATCGAGGACACGGGCCAGGAGGGCTGGGTGCTCATCAAGCCGCTGAGCCTCCCCAAGAGGCTTCGGCAGTGCATCCAGGATCTGAATCACCACGGCATCAAGGTTCGGCACAAGATCAAACTAACCGTCGCTTTGAAGAACCCGGATGGACACATCTCAGAG CTCCGTGCCACTTTGCCCGTATCGATCTTCATATCTCCCAACGTACCATTCGACGAACATGGCAACCTGATCAACCAGGCCCCTGGAGCCCCTAGCCTCGACCAAGAGTCCGGGGCCATAGCCCCCCCTGGTTATGGCGAGCacgtcctcgaccagctATACGAAGATGTCGACACTGCGGGCTTCCAGACCCCCGGCATGCAGACTCCCGGCATCCAGTCCGGTGTAAGCAGCCCGTTCTACGCTCATTCGCGCACAGGGTCAGCAGACAACCTGGCCGCGATGACGCACAGTGCCCCGATTGCCCCGGCGGCTTTATCGTCGCGTCTTGCAGATGTGTCGTTGGATTCATCACATCGAAACAGCTCGTGGACGTCGATGCATTCGGCATCGGGAAGGGTGTCCCCGACATTCGGGCTACATGGCTCCGGCCCGCGATCCGAGCCGCACTCGGCAAATCTCACCAGGAGCAACAGCGAAGAAGACAATAGCGCTAGGAACTCGGTGGAGCacgtcgacgtggacgcggccgagCTTGCGGAACTCAATCGGGTACCGAGTTATGCAACAGCCGTTCGAACACCGGCGCGGTCTCAGACGCAGACGACCACTGGCCCAGTGCCCGATTACCTCACAGCTCTCAGTGCTCCTCGCACGCCTCCAGCGACAGATCTCAACCCTGAGCAGCTGGCACCCATATCGGAGGACGGATCTGGCGAGGCACGCGGCAACGGCACAGCGCACCCGATTGACCCGACAGTATCAAACTGA
- a CDS encoding uncharacterized protein (COG:S~EggNog:ENOG503P9QF): MKEWEKHRTEMVQLYQVHKLGQVMTIMKDKYGFKACRRSYMEHFSRWGIRKYNRNSGGREVVVHNDSSRLPDDEDEDDATPCDDGGGGLFLASNSGRYVVDPSPSSASSGRGGPQQQQQQQGDHDADGQTLCIAYGNHHHHNHHFTHNNHQDPYSPYHAAGAAAAGALEQQHHQHHHQHHHQQQPHDHHLQPQLGHHHSAIGQQDWGDLANGSWPTSHDMGEYDTGLDVANQYLAAGGNHIHDGLGQGAMMHHGRSAHHAHHPNHTDYRL, translated from the exons aTGAAGGAGTGGGAGAAGCACCGCACCGAGATGGTGCAGCTCTACCAGGTGCACAAGCTCGGGCAGGTCATGACTATCATGAAAGACAAGTACGGATTCAAAGCATG TCGCCGCTCTTACATGGAGCATTTTTCGAGATGGGGCATCCGGAAATACAACCgcaacagcggcggccgcgaggtGGTCGTGCACAACGACAGCTCGCGGCTGcctgatgacgaggacgaggacgatgcgaCCCCctgtgacgacggcggcggcggcctttttCTCGCGAGCAACAGCGGACGCTACGTCGTCGacccgtcgccatcctcggcgtcgtctggtcgtggcggcccgcagcagcagcagcagcagcaaggcgacCACGATGCCGACGGGCAGACGCTCTGCATTGCCTACGGaaaccaccatcaccacaaccaccactTCACCCATAACAACCACCAGGACCCCTACTCTCCGTATCACGcggccggcgctgctgctgctggggcgctcgagcagcagcaccaccagcatcatcaccaacatcatcaccagcagcagcctcacGACCATCATCTACAACCCCAACTGGGACATCATCACTCGGCCATCGGCCAGCAAGACTGGGGGGACCTGGCCAACGGCAGTTGGCCGACCTCGCACGACATGGGAGAATACGACActggcctcgacgtcgcgaaCCA ATAcctcgctgctggcggcaACCATATCCACGATGGTCTTGGCCAGGGAGCAATGATGCATCACGGCCGGAGTGCACACCATGCGCACCACCCCAACCACACTGACTACAGACTGTGA
- a CDS encoding uncharacterized protein (COG:L~EggNog:ENOG503NXZA), whose translation MPEIAEVARIVHFLRLHLVGKKIASASAIDDGNVFGKVGTSGAAVESALKGKKVVSAGNQGKYFWITLEKPPHLVMHFGMTGWVHIKGEKTAYTNYYKKMKDSDLEQWPPKFWKFHLKTEGQHAVEVAFTDARRFGRVRLVDCPGPDIRKYSPLVENGPDPVIDTDVFTEEYLRGKMKSRHVPVKALLLDQTMISGVGNWVADETLYQAMMHPEQYCDDFDDAEIAKLYESLRYVCQTAVDKLGDSDQFPEHWLFNHRWGKGDKTSSAKLPNGEKLAFITVGGRTSCYAPNVQKKSGRVVASAKVEPVKVETNADDDTKQHRKKKAAPESALPDGDGPPTKKQKKKQAKVEEEPKADLGTGRRRSARLRN comes from the exons ATGCCTGAGATAGCAGAAG TCGCGCGTATCGTGCATTTCCTCCGCCTGCACCTGGTCGGGAAGAAGATTGCCAGTGCATCTGCCATTGACGACGGCAATGTCTTTGGTAAAGTAGGCACAAGTGGAGCGGCCGTGGAGTCTGCACTCAAAGGCAAGAAG GTTGTCTCGGCGGGGAATCAAGGAAAGTACTTTTG GATTACGTTGGAAAAACCTCCGCATCTTGTCATGCATTTTGGGATGACCG GCTGGGTCCACATCAagggcgagaagacggcATACACAAACTACTACAAGAAAATGAAGGACAGCGACCTGGAGCAGTGGCCCCCCAAATTCTGGAAATTTCACTTGAAAACCGAGGGACAGCATGCCGTGGAAGTGGCGTTTACCGATGCCAGGAGATTCGGGCGCGTCCGGCTGGTTGATTGCCCTGGTCCCGATATACGCAAGTACTCGCCTCTTGTTGAAAATGGACCGGATCCTGTCATTGATACGGACGTTTTCACTGAGGAGTACCTTCGGGGCAAGATGAAGTCCCGCCACGTTCCCGTTAAAGCTCTCCTGCTGGACCAGACAATGATCAGTGGTGTCGGCAACTgggtcgccgacgagacgctcTATCAGGCTATGATGCACCCGGAGCAGTACTGCGATGACTTCGACGATGCGGAGATTGCCAAACTGTACGAAAGCCTTCGTTACGTGTGCCAAACAGCGGTGGATAAGCTGGGTGACTCGGATCAGTTTCCAGAACACTGGCTCTTCAACCACCGCTGGGGCAAAGGCGACAAGACCAGTTCTGCGAAGCTGCCAAATGGAGAGAAGCTGGCCTTCATCACAGTCGGTggacggacgagctgctATGCACCCAATGTCCAGAAGAAGTCGGGTCGCGTCGTGGCAAGTGCGAAGGTTGAACCGGTCAAAGTTGAGACCAACGCGGATGACGACACTAAACAGCATCGtaagaagaaggcggcacCCGAATCTGCTCTGCCTGATGGCGATGGCCCGCCCACaaagaagcagaagaagaagcaggccaAGGTGGAAGAAGAGCCAAAGGCAGACTTGGGGACGGGACGGAGACGGTCTGCTAGGTTGAGGAACTGA
- a CDS encoding uncharacterized protein (COG:L~EggNog:ENOG503NXZA): MKDSDLEQWPPKFWKFHLKTEGQHAVEVAFTDARRFGRVRLVDCPGPDIRKYSPLVENGPDPVIDTDVFTEEYLRGKMKSRHVPVKALLLDQTMISGVGNWVADETLYQAMMHPEQYCDDFDDAEIAKLYESLRYVCQTAVDKLGDSDQFPEHWLFNHRWGKGDKTSSAKLPNGEKLAFITVGGRTSCYAPNVQKKSGRVVASAKVEPVKVETNADDDTKQHRKKKAAPESALPDGDGPPTKKQKKKQAKVEEEPKADLGTGRRRSARLRN, translated from the coding sequence ATGAAGGACAGCGACCTGGAGCAGTGGCCCCCCAAATTCTGGAAATTTCACTTGAAAACCGAGGGACAGCATGCCGTGGAAGTGGCGTTTACCGATGCCAGGAGATTCGGGCGCGTCCGGCTGGTTGATTGCCCTGGTCCCGATATACGCAAGTACTCGCCTCTTGTTGAAAATGGACCGGATCCTGTCATTGATACGGACGTTTTCACTGAGGAGTACCTTCGGGGCAAGATGAAGTCCCGCCACGTTCCCGTTAAAGCTCTCCTGCTGGACCAGACAATGATCAGTGGTGTCGGCAACTgggtcgccgacgagacgctcTATCAGGCTATGATGCACCCGGAGCAGTACTGCGATGACTTCGACGATGCGGAGATTGCCAAACTGTACGAAAGCCTTCGTTACGTGTGCCAAACAGCGGTGGATAAGCTGGGTGACTCGGATCAGTTTCCAGAACACTGGCTCTTCAACCACCGCTGGGGCAAAGGCGACAAGACCAGTTCTGCGAAGCTGCCAAATGGAGAGAAGCTGGCCTTCATCACAGTCGGTggacggacgagctgctATGCACCCAATGTCCAGAAGAAGTCGGGTCGCGTCGTGGCAAGTGCGAAGGTTGAACCGGTCAAAGTTGAGACCAACGCGGATGACGACACTAAACAGCATCGtaagaagaaggcggcacCCGAATCTGCTCTGCCTGATGGCGATGGCCCGCCCACaaagaagcagaagaagaagcaggccaAGGTGGAAGAAGAGCCAAAGGCAGACTTGGGGACGGGACGGAGACGGTCTGCTAGGTTGAGGAACTGA
- a CDS encoding uncharacterized protein (COG:S~EggNog:ENOG503NV8W), which produces MSSTTSPTTTALPSRAATGLSSQTEDAVPDFDSTTTAGLLAERLQAWKHAVGYLEEYVTAIEKIHGRHAKEYEKALKTISNPLREGHHFDQSLGGVAGYFENMRSNTQAMINTNLETEKSIKGSVLPILERLHKEIKHKAKELSSGAQSGAKEVDKLRNTTQKQIELLGQQTASFDSTGGKINGHDDPYVIHRGVLHRLSNQVIAENNHKNDLIAVQNNFKAFESHILQVLQQAMEAFVQLVGGQGEKTRALYGDMLGTVQCIPLDFEWTNFTQRSADRLANPNDPARSVDAIQFPNMDHAATKPLIEGSLERKSRNKLSWGYSTGYYVVTPSKFLHEFKDSDDTRADPKPELSIYLPDAVIGVPSGDKFNVKGKDRSKTISSKLTGSAELAFKAHTAADAQKWFQVIQTVCGATGPAEPTSPVPESPVATSPVARRASGEKSEAAKVEDQLAMNSPVAETPAHEHKAQEAGVTGGEAAPATTAAAAASPVAPSAGGAPAEKKLEAA; this is translated from the exons ATGTCTTCCACAACCTCGCCCACGACCAcggcgctgccctcgcgtgcggcgacgggacTCAGCTCTCAGACTGAGGATGCCGTGCCCGATTTCGATTCTACAACG ACGGCTGGACTTCTGGCGGAGCGTCTGCAGGCGTGGAAACACGCGGTCGGCTATCTTGAGGAGTATGTCACTGCCATTGAGAAGATCCACGGCCGTCACGCCAAGGAATATGAGAAGGCACTCAAG ACCATCTCCAACCCCCTCCGCGAGGGCCACCACTTCGACCAGAGCCTCGGTGGTGTCGCGGGATACTTCGAGAACATGCGGTCCAACACTCAGGCCATGATCAACACTAACCTCGAGACGGAGAAGAGTATCAAGGGCTCTGTCCTACccatcctcgagcgcctgcacAAGGAGATCAAGCACAAAGCCAAGGAGCTCTCAAGCGGTGCTCAGAGCGGTGCCAAGGAGGTTGATAAGCTCCGCAACACGACGCAGAAGCAgatcgagctgctcggccaACAAACGGCGTCGTTCGACTCGACCGGCGGCAAGATCAATGGACACGACGATCCGTATGTCATTCACCGCGGTGTTTTGCACAGGCTGAGCAACCAGGTCATCGCCGAGAACAACCACAAGAACGACCTCATTGCGGTGCAGAACAACTTCAAGGCGTTCGAATCACATATCCTTCAAGTCCTTCAGCAGGCCATGGAGGCCTTTGTGCAGTTGGTCGGTGGCCAGGGCGAGAAGACCCGCGCGTTGTACGGCGACATGCTGGGCACCGTCCAGTGCATTCCCCTGGACTTTGAGTGGACAAACTTCACTCAGCGGAGCGCCGACAGGCTTGCCAACCCCAACGATCCGGCGCGGTCGGTTGATGCGATTCAGTTCCCTAACATGGACCACGCCGCCACGAAACCGTTGATCGAAGGGTCGCTTGAGCGCAAGTCTCGCAACAAGCTCTCCTGGGGCTACTCAACGGGCTACTACGTTGTGACACCTTCCAAGTTCTTGCATGAGTTCAAGGATTCGGACGACACTCGCGCAGACCCGAAGCCTGAGCTCTCCATCTATTTGCCAGATGCCGTCATCGGAGTCCCCAGCGGTGACAAGTTCAAtgtcaagggcaaggaccGGAGCAAGACGATCAGCAGCAAGCTCACGGGCAGCGCGGAGCTGGCGTTCAAGGCGCACACCGCCGCGGATGCGCAGAAGTGGTTCCAGGTCATCCAGACAGTGTGCGGTGCCACGGGTCCCGCTGAgccgacgtcgcccgtgCCGGAGTCGCCGGTGGCCACGTCTCCTGTGGCCAGGAGAGCCTCGGGCGAGAAGTCGGAGGCGGCAAAGGTGGAGGACCAGCTGGCGATGAACTCCCCCGTGGCCGAGACCCCAGCTCACGAGCACAAGGCACAAGAGGCGGGTGTGACGGGCGGTGAGGCGGCcccggcaacgacggcggcggcagcggcgtcgcctgTCGCCCCgagtgccggcggcgcccccgccgaGAAGAAACTCGAGGCTGCGTAA